Proteins encoded by one window of Elaeis guineensis isolate ETL-2024a chromosome 12, EG11, whole genome shotgun sequence:
- the LOC140852864 gene encoding uncharacterized protein, giving the protein MEPAEEDRSGGRSMPPSNYYPEGASALADHDLARRLCQGILLPTDVGLLRTRQVSEMLSRFYPTMVELIFTMSELEAGYRRFGNVRAAFKERSAAAEAERAMLAEQLLQSADREAKLVDEVSRLGSELQSAKKEAKHKGRAVRRLRRERDGATTELKGEREQLRTSLEKLAEAEEELSIAQIDAEMAKAEAESAREELARAEDEAVSARESAERAMEDFRSSDRYREEMLESGFASYRVGFEDGRDAVHALYPEVDVSRVVPPFAEEGAEEEGTEEMADQPSGGVIVVEEAVPEQVPIEVPLSTEAHPSAAD; this is encoded by the exons atggagcccgcggaggaggataggtcggggGGCCGATCGATGCCTCCAAGCaactactaccccgagggtgcgtcggcgttggccgaccacgatcttgcgaggaggttgtgccaaggaatCCTCCTCCCAACCGATGTGGGGTTGCTGCGAACTCGGCAGGTGTCCGAGATGTTGTCtcggttctacccgacgatggtcgag CTGATtttcacaatgtccgaacttgaggccgggtaccgaaggttcggcaacgttcgggcagccttcaaggagaggtcggcggcggccgaagcagagagggcgatgttggccgaacaactcctgcagtcggccgaccgggaggccaagttagtcgacgaggtctcccggcttgggtccgaactgcAGTCGGCCaaaaaggaggccaagcacaaaggtcgggccgtacgccgccttcgacgcgaacgggatggtGCAACCACCGAACtcaaaggggaacgcgagcaactccggaccagcctggagaagctcgcggaagccgaagaggagctgtccatcgcccagatcgacgccgaaatggcgaaggccgaggcggagtcggcgagggaggagctCGCCCGAGCTGAGGACGAGGCAGTGTCGGCGAGAGAGTCGGCCGAACGGGCGATGGAGGACTTCCGGTCCTCCGaccgataccgggaggagatgctcgaatcgggcttcgcctcataccgggtcgggttcgaggatggtcgggacgccgtccatgccttgtacccggaggtggacgtcagccgcgtcgtcccgccgttcgccgaggaaggagccgaagaagaaggaacggaagaaatggccgaccagccgtcgggaggcgtcatcgtggtggaggaagccgtcccggagcaggtgccgatcGAAGTTCCTTTGTCGACCGAAGCCCATCCCTCAGCGGCCGACTAA
- the LOC140852896 gene encoding GTPase LSG1-2-like, producing the protein MAEELKGLWAKMLHVPSLQSIPLPSLSTLPPSPCPSFPLHVPFSLLFYVQYAVECMIRTCAIFLFDEPCLNFIASISVCLGRLEENEKLVLTPFEKNLDIWRQLWRVLERSDLLVMVVDARDPLFYRCPDLEEYAREIDEHKRTLLLVNKADLLPIAIRQKWAEYFCQHNILFLFWSAKAASAALEGKKLSSQWEENKWAKESTSDLHTKIYGRDELLARLQAEAEAIAEHRKALNKNEPQGENSSDAGSVHSTGVTSTPGKTKHFQTLIISDELVLCDCPGLVFPSFSSSRHEMIASGVLPIDRMTEHREVVQVVANKIPRHVVESIYNITLPKPKPYEPQSRPPLASELLRAYCSSRGYVSSSGLPDETKAARQILKDYIDGKLPHFEMPPGATGRGAEGDSVHGLVGPSLLAGNESDIAQSDDCNDQISSSSALVDTGKVDVGRVLDDLESFDLSGELYSKTSAIVKQKKSAKPEKHHKKPQRKKDRSWRVGNDNGDGMPVVRMFQKPAVDLAVVRASN; encoded by the exons ATGGCCGAAGAGCTCAAAGGGCTTTGGGCCAAGATGCTCCATGTCCCCTCTCTTCAAAGCATCCCTCTCCCGTCCCTCTccaccctccctccctctccttgtCCCTCTTTCCCTCTCCATGTCCCCTTCTCCCTCCTTTTCTATGTTCAGTATGCCGTGGAATGCATGATACGGACCTGTGCCATATTCCTGTTCGATGAACCTTGTTTG AACTTTATTGCTTCCATTTCTGTTTGTCTCGGGAG ACTTGAGGAGAATGAGAAGCTTGTTCTTACTCCTTTTGAGAAGAACCTGGATATTTGGAGACAGCTCTGGAGAGTGCTTGAACGAAGTGACTTG ctGGTAATGGTGGTTGATGCTCGGGATCCATTGTTTTACCGTTGCCCTGATCTTGAG GAATACGCACGTGAAATTGATGAGCACAAGAGAACATTGCTTCTTGTTAACAAGGCAGATCTTTTACCAATTGCCATAAG GCAGAAATGGGCAGAATACTTCTGTCAACACAACATCCTCTTTTTATTTTGGTCCGCCAAAGCTGCTTCTGCTGCTCTAGAAGGCAAGAAGCTGAGCAGTCAATGGGAGGAAAATAAGTGGGCAAAAGAATCTACATCAGATTTACATACCAAAATATATGGCAGGGATGAACTTTTAGCTCGTCTGCAGGCGGAAGCTGAGGCTATTGCAGAGCACCGGAAGGCTTTGAACAAGAATGAACCACAGGGAGAAAATTCTTCAGATGCTGGTTCAGTCCATTCAACAG GGGTTACTTCAACACCTGGCAAAACAAAGCATTTTCAGACACTGATAATCTCAGATGAGCTTGTCCTTTGCGACTGCCCTGGTTTAGTGTTCCCTTCCTTTTCCAGCTCAAGGCATGAAATGATCGCATCAGGAGTGTTGCCTATCGACCGGATGACTGAGCACAGGGAAGTGGTGCAAGTTGTTGCAAATAAGATTCCCAGGCATGTTGTTGAAAGCATATATAACATAACCTTGCCAAAGCCAAAACCATATGAACCACAGTCAAGACCACCCTTGGCTTCAGAATTGTTGAGGGCATACTGCTCATCCCGTGGGTACGTAAGCTCAAGTGGACTGCCAGATGAAACGAAGGCTGCTCGCCAGATTCTGAAAGATTATATTGATGGGAAGCTTCCCCACTTTGAAATGCCTCCTGGAGCAACTGGCAGGGGTGCAGAAGGGGATTCAGTGCATGGATTGGTCGGCCCAAGCTTATTAGCAGGTAATGAATCAGATATTGCGCAATCTGATGACTGTAATGACCAGATCTCTTCCAGCTCCGCTTTAGTTGATACTGGTAAAGTGGATGTTGGGCGTGTTCTAGATGATTTGGAGTCATTTGACTTGTCTGGTGAGCTATACTCTAAAACTTCTGCTATAGTGAAGCAAAAGAAGTCAGCTAAACCAGAAAAACATCATAAGAAGCctcagaggaagaaagatcgcTCTTGGAGAGTTGGAAATGATAATGGTGATGGAATGCCAGTTGTAAGAATGTTTCAGAAGCCTGCTGTAGATCTGGCAGTCGTAAGAGCCTCTAATTGA